A single region of the Neisseria zoodegmatis genome encodes:
- the aceE gene encoding pyruvate dehydrogenase (acetyl-transferring), homodimeric type, with protein sequence MSTQIQDADPIETQEWLDALSSVLEAEGESRAHFLLEQLVKYTRRRGVHMPFDATTAYLNTIPVGKEQKSPGNHELEHRIRSIIRWNAAAMVLRAGKKDLELGGHIASFQSAATLYDVGFNHFWKAKGDGEEGDMVFIQGHSAPGIYARAFVEGRLTEEQLDNFRQEVDGKGLSSYPHPHLMPDFWQFPTVSMGLGPLMAIYQARFLKYLESRGLTKTKGRKVWVFCGDGEMDEPESQGAISLAAREGLDNLIFVINCNLQRLDGPVRGNGKIIQELEGNFRGAGWNVLKVIWGSRWDALLANDTNNALKQRMNECLDGDYQTYKSKDGAYVREHFFNTPELKAMVANMSDAEIWALNRGGHDPHKVYAAYYEATHNANGRPTVILAKTIKGYGMGSAGEGQNVAHQAKKMDVESLKKFRTRFGIPVSDEQIESGDLPYYRFPEDSEEMKYLRERRNALGGYLPQRNPNNEALPVPELSAFDAQLQTSGDREFSTTMAFVRILSTLLKDKQIGKRIVPIVPDESRTFGMEGMFRQYGIWNPKGQQYTPQDKDQLMFYKESTDGQMLQEGINEPGAMADWIAAATSYANNRYAMIPFYIYYSMFGFQRVGDLAWAAGDMHARGFLVGGTAGRTTLNGEGLQHEDGHSHVQADLIPNCLSYDPTFQYELAVIIQDGLRRMYVEQEDVFYYLTVMNENYAHPAMPQRKGIEEEILKGMYLFREGAKSDKKVQLMGSGVILNEVIKAADMLKADFGVEADVWAVPSFNMLYRDAIEVERYNRLHPMEENKLPFVAQQLQGHEGPVVASTDYIRNFADRIRAHIPNDYHVLGTDGFGRSDSRANLRDFFEVDSRHVVVTALNALAEQGKIEKVVVQQAIEKYGIKTDTAPSWKR encoded by the coding sequence ATGTCGACCCAAATCCAAGACGCTGATCCGATTGAAACCCAGGAATGGCTGGACGCGTTAAGCTCAGTATTGGAAGCCGAAGGCGAAAGCCGCGCACATTTCCTGCTGGAACAATTGGTGAAATATACCCGCCGCCGCGGCGTGCACATGCCGTTTGACGCGACCACCGCTTACTTGAACACCATTCCGGTGGGCAAAGAGCAAAAATCGCCGGGCAACCATGAATTGGAACACCGCATCCGTTCGATCATCCGCTGGAACGCAGCCGCTATGGTATTGCGTGCAGGTAAAAAAGATCTGGAGTTGGGCGGTCATATCGCTTCTTTCCAATCCGCAGCCACTTTGTACGACGTCGGCTTCAACCACTTCTGGAAAGCCAAAGGCGACGGCGAAGAGGGCGATATGGTATTTATCCAAGGCCACTCAGCCCCCGGTATTTATGCCCGTGCTTTCGTTGAAGGCCGTCTGACCGAAGAGCAGCTCGACAACTTCCGCCAAGAAGTGGACGGCAAAGGCCTGTCTTCTTACCCGCACCCCCACCTGATGCCCGATTTCTGGCAGTTCCCCACCGTATCTATGGGTTTGGGCCCGTTGATGGCCATTTACCAAGCCCGCTTCCTGAAATATCTGGAATCACGCGGCCTGACCAAAACCAAAGGCCGCAAAGTATGGGTATTCTGCGGCGACGGCGAAATGGACGAACCGGAAAGCCAAGGCGCAATTTCACTGGCCGCCCGCGAAGGTTTGGACAACCTGATTTTCGTGATTAACTGTAACCTGCAACGCTTGGACGGCCCGGTACGCGGTAACGGCAAAATCATTCAAGAATTGGAAGGCAACTTCCGCGGCGCCGGTTGGAACGTATTGAAAGTGATTTGGGGCAGCCGCTGGGATGCGCTGCTGGCCAACGATACTAACAACGCCCTGAAACAGCGCATGAACGAGTGTTTGGACGGCGACTACCAAACCTACAAATCCAAAGACGGCGCGTATGTGCGCGAGCACTTCTTCAACACGCCCGAACTGAAAGCCATGGTAGCCAATATGTCTGACGCCGAAATTTGGGCGTTGAACCGAGGCGGCCACGACCCGCATAAAGTATATGCAGCCTATTACGAAGCCACCCATAACGCCAACGGCCGTCCGACCGTGATTTTGGCCAAAACCATTAAAGGTTACGGCATGGGTTCTGCCGGCGAAGGTCAAAACGTTGCCCACCAAGCCAAAAAAATGGATGTGGAATCACTCAAAAAATTCCGTACCCGTTTCGGCATTCCGGTAAGCGACGAGCAAATCGAAAGCGGCGATTTGCCTTACTACCGCTTCCCCGAAGACAGCGAAGAAATGAAATACCTGCGCGAACGCCGCAACGCTTTGGGCGGATACCTGCCGCAACGCAACCCCAACAACGAAGCATTGCCCGTGCCCGAACTGAGCGCTTTTGACGCACAGCTGCAAACCAGTGGCGACCGCGAGTTCTCTACCACCATGGCATTCGTGCGTATCCTTTCTACCTTGCTGAAAGACAAACAAATCGGCAAACGCATCGTACCTATCGTACCCGACGAAAGCCGCACCTTCGGTATGGAAGGTATGTTCCGCCAATACGGTATTTGGAATCCGAAAGGCCAACAATACACCCCGCAAGATAAAGACCAGCTGATGTTCTATAAAGAATCTACCGACGGTCAGATGTTGCAGGAAGGTATTAACGAGCCGGGAGCGATGGCCGACTGGATTGCCGCGGCAACCAGCTATGCCAACAACCGTTACGCCATGATTCCGTTCTACATTTACTACTCAATGTTCGGTTTCCAACGCGTAGGCGATTTGGCTTGGGCGGCGGGCGACATGCACGCACGCGGCTTCTTGGTAGGCGGTACCGCAGGCCGCACCACGCTGAACGGCGAAGGCTTGCAGCACGAAGACGGCCACAGCCATGTTCAGGCCGATTTGATTCCGAATTGCCTGTCTTACGACCCGACTTTCCAATATGAGTTGGCCGTGATTATTCAAGACGGTTTGCGCCGCATGTATGTGGAACAAGAAGACGTGTTCTACTACCTGACCGTGATGAACGAAAACTACGCACATCCTGCCATGCCGCAACGCAAAGGCATCGAAGAAGAAATTCTGAAAGGTATGTATTTGTTCCGCGAAGGTGCGAAGAGCGACAAGAAAGTACAATTGATGGGTTCGGGCGTGATTTTGAACGAAGTCATCAAAGCCGCCGACATGCTGAAAGCCGATTTCGGCGTAGAAGCCGACGTTTGGGCCGTACCGTCGTTCAATATGCTCTACCGCGATGCCATCGAAGTGGAACGCTACAACCGCCTGCACCCGATGGAAGAAAACAAATTGCCGTTTGTAGCCCAACAGTTGCAAGGCCATGAAGGCCCCGTGGTTGCTTCTACCGACTACATCCGCAATTTCGCCGACCGCATCCGCGCCCACATCCCCAACGATTACCACGTTTTGGGTACCGACGGCTTCGGTCGCAGCGATTCACGCGCCAACCTGCGCGATTTCTTCGAGGTAGACAGCCGCCACGTTGTCGTTACCGCCCTGAACGCATTGGCCGAGCAAGGCAAAATTGAAAAAGTGGTGGTGCAGCAAGCCATCGAAAAATACGGCATCAAAACCGATACCGCGCCGAGCTGGAAGCGTTAA
- the aceF gene encoding dihydrolipoyllysine-residue acetyltransferase — protein sequence MSQIVEIKVPDIGGHDNVDVIAVEVKAGDTIAVDDTLITLETDKATMDVPADAAGVVKEVKVNVGDKVSEGSVIVLVEAAGAAAEAAPAAEAAPAAAEKQAEQAPAPEQTAPAAAPAAGGATVKVEVPDIGGHDNVDVIAVEIKVGDTVSEDDTLITLETDKATMDVPSTAAGVVKAVYVKVGDKVSQGTQIIEVETAGGAAAAAAPVQEVKAEAPAAAPAQQAAPAPAAPKADAAPVAAFGNTPVNEAAFAKAHAGPSARKLARELGVDLSLVKGTGLKGRIVGEDIKAFVKAAMQGGAGKAAPAAATASLGGGLDLLPWPKVDFSKFGEIEVKELSRIKKISGQNLSRNWVVIPHVTVNDEADMTELEEFRKTLNKEWEREGVKLSPLAFIIKASVTALKAFPEFNSSLDGENLILKKYYNIGFAADTPNGLVVPVIKDVDKKGLKEISQELTELSKKAREGKLKPNEMQGACFTISSLGGIGGTSFTPIVNAPEVAILGVCKSQMKPVWNGSAFEPRLMCPLSLSFDHRVIDGAAGMRFTVYLANLLKDFRRVVL from the coding sequence ATGAGTCAAATCGTAGAAATCAAAGTGCCCGATATCGGCGGCCATGACAATGTAGATGTGATTGCCGTTGAAGTGAAAGCGGGCGATACCATCGCAGTCGACGATACCCTGATTACGTTGGAAACCGATAAAGCCACTATGGACGTACCTGCCGATGCGGCCGGTGTCGTGAAAGAAGTAAAAGTGAACGTGGGCGACAAGGTTTCCGAAGGCAGCGTGATTGTGCTGGTAGAAGCAGCCGGTGCGGCAGCAGAAGCAGCCCCTGCTGCAGAAGCCGCTCCTGCCGCCGCAGAAAAACAGGCCGAACAGGCTCCCGCTCCGGAGCAAACCGCACCCGCAGCCGCGCCGGCCGCAGGCGGTGCAACCGTTAAAGTGGAAGTGCCCGATATCGGCGGCCACGACAATGTGGACGTGATTGCCGTAGAAATCAAAGTAGGCGATACCGTATCGGAAGACGATACCCTGATTACTTTGGAAACCGACAAAGCCACTATGGATGTGCCCAGCACCGCTGCCGGCGTAGTGAAAGCCGTGTATGTGAAAGTGGGTGACAAAGTTTCGCAAGGTACGCAAATTATCGAAGTGGAAACCGCAGGCGGTGCCGCTGCCGCTGCCGCACCGGTTCAAGAAGTGAAAGCCGAAGCACCCGCAGCCGCTCCCGCACAACAAGCCGCTCCGGCTCCTGCCGCGCCTAAAGCCGATGCCGCTCCGGTTGCCGCATTCGGCAACACGCCGGTAAACGAAGCGGCATTTGCCAAAGCCCATGCCGGCCCGTCTGCACGCAAACTGGCGCGCGAATTGGGTGTGGATTTGAGTTTGGTAAAAGGTACGGGCTTGAAAGGCCGTATCGTCGGCGAAGACATCAAAGCCTTCGTTAAAGCCGCCATGCAGGGCGGTGCGGGCAAAGCTGCGCCTGCTGCTGCAACCGCTTCATTGGGCGGCGGTTTGGACTTGCTGCCGTGGCCGAAAGTCGATTTCAGCAAGTTCGGCGAAATCGAAGTGAAAGAACTTTCCCGCATTAAGAAAATTTCCGGTCAAAACCTGTCGCGCAACTGGGTGGTTATCCCGCACGTTACCGTGAACGACGAAGCCGATATGACCGAGCTGGAAGAGTTCCGCAAAACGTTGAACAAAGAATGGGAGCGCGAAGGTGTGAAACTGTCGCCGCTGGCGTTCATTATCAAAGCTTCCGTAACCGCATTGAAAGCCTTCCCCGAGTTCAATTCTTCTCTCGACGGCGAAAACCTGATTCTGAAGAAATACTACAATATCGGCTTTGCCGCCGACACGCCCAACGGTTTGGTTGTGCCGGTGATTAAAGATGTCGATAAGAAAGGCTTGAAAGAAATTTCCCAAGAGCTGACCGAATTGAGCAAAAAAGCCCGCGAAGGCAAACTCAAGCCCAACGAAATGCAAGGCGCCTGCTTTACTATTTCCAGCTTGGGCGGCATCGGCGGTACAAGCTTTACGCCGATTGTGAACGCACCCGAAGTGGCCATTTTGGGCGTGTGCAAATCACAAATGAAACCGGTATGGAACGGCTCGGCCTTTGAACCGCGCCTGATGTGCCCGTTGAGCCTGTCGTTCGACCACCGCGTGATCGACGGTGCGGCCGGTATGCGCTTTACCGTGTATCTGGCGAACCTGTTGAAAGACTTCCGCCGCGTAGTGCTGTAA